A single window of Nocardia higoensis DNA harbors:
- a CDS encoding response regulator transcription factor gives MSSVVRPLRIVLAEDSPLLRAGVADVLSSAGHEMCACVGDAPALLHAWEAYRPDLVVTDVRMPPDNADDGLRAAAALRSRAPELPVVVLSQYVSVAYLDELLDDETARGGMGYLLKERVGHVRQFLDTVDRVAGGETIVDPDVVRALVKVSRGRAPLAALTPREREVLALIAEGHTNSGIARRLTVSEAAVRKHVGAIFAKLPLRDGDRRVQATLIYLRSLG, from the coding sequence ATGAGTTCCGTCGTCCGGCCCTTGCGTATCGTGCTCGCCGAGGACAGCCCGCTGTTGCGAGCAGGGGTGGCGGACGTGCTCTCCTCGGCCGGACACGAGATGTGCGCCTGCGTGGGCGACGCGCCTGCCTTGCTGCACGCCTGGGAGGCCTATCGCCCCGACCTCGTGGTCACCGATGTCCGGATGCCGCCCGACAACGCCGACGACGGTCTGCGCGCCGCCGCGGCATTGCGCAGCCGCGCGCCCGAATTGCCCGTTGTGGTGCTCTCGCAATACGTCTCGGTGGCCTACCTCGACGAACTGCTCGACGACGAGACCGCGCGCGGCGGCATGGGATATCTGCTCAAAGAACGGGTGGGGCATGTCCGCCAGTTCCTCGACACGGTGGACCGGGTCGCGGGAGGCGAGACGATCGTCGACCCCGATGTGGTGCGTGCCCTGGTCAAGGTGTCCAGGGGCCGCGCTCCGCTCGCCGCGCTCACTCCGCGCGAGCGCGAGGTCTTGGCGCTGATCGCCGAGGGACACACCAACTCCGGTATCGCTCGACGGTTGACCGTCTCGGAAGCGGCAGTGCGAAAACATGTGGGGGCCATCTTCGCCAAGCTTCCGCTGCGGGACGGCGACCGACGGGTGCAGGCGACGCTCATCTACCTTCGCTCGCTGGGGTAA
- a CDS encoding sensor histidine kinase: MTGGVTAAMRSGPRFLVTRWPWLSLVCLGIAGFLSALTMLGALPVLLLGVTRRLRVGLWEPMLRAHCARLRLVDPAVADRAGIEVRASAQGNRLPTVRHVAYVAGAAVSGAVAATAALFAVVIIVMLFAAPVLVRDDHFDLGPWTVDTAAGGWLLAGTGLVGTAVLLLFAGGWAVLESAMARHLLGFDADPWRVEASRLETARSGLLDAERSERALLESELHDRVQHRLVALSMRLGLVEAMDEDGPAGRLASDAHRQVDEALAELRAVLLGYSPRALIDKGLEPALADLVADVPLEVTIALDGLASARLPAPVEHMAYVVVSETLTNTVRHAQARQVTVRGARVDRVWTMSVTDDGVGGAHIRPSGGLDRLGRRLHALDGTLTVTSPPGGPTTIRMRCPT; this comes from the coding sequence GTGACCGGCGGCGTGACCGCGGCGATGCGGAGCGGTCCTCGATTCCTGGTAACGCGGTGGCCGTGGTTGTCGCTGGTGTGTCTGGGCATTGCCGGATTCCTCTCGGCCCTCACGATGCTCGGCGCGCTCCCCGTCCTTCTGCTCGGGGTGACCCGCCGACTGCGCGTGGGGCTGTGGGAGCCGATGCTGCGCGCGCACTGCGCACGTCTACGCCTGGTCGATCCGGCGGTGGCAGACCGGGCAGGCATCGAGGTCCGCGCGTCTGCGCAGGGGAATCGGCTGCCCACCGTGCGGCATGTCGCCTATGTGGCGGGCGCGGCGGTTTCCGGCGCGGTCGCCGCTACGGCGGCGTTGTTCGCCGTGGTCATCATCGTGATGCTCTTCGCCGCCCCCGTGCTGGTCCGCGACGACCATTTCGACCTCGGTCCGTGGACCGTCGACACCGCGGCAGGCGGCTGGCTTCTCGCGGGGACCGGACTCGTCGGCACGGCGGTACTGCTGCTGTTCGCGGGCGGCTGGGCGGTGCTGGAGTCGGCGATGGCCCGGCACCTGCTCGGGTTCGACGCCGACCCGTGGCGCGTGGAGGCGTCGCGGCTCGAGACAGCACGCAGCGGTCTGCTCGACGCCGAGCGCTCGGAACGCGCGCTGCTGGAGTCGGAATTGCACGACCGGGTGCAGCACCGGCTGGTCGCATTGTCGATGCGCCTGGGACTGGTCGAGGCCATGGACGAAGACGGGCCCGCCGGGCGACTCGCCTCCGACGCGCACCGGCAGGTGGACGAAGCATTGGCCGAATTGCGTGCCGTGCTGCTCGGTTACTCGCCGCGGGCCCTGATCGACAAAGGGCTCGAACCGGCGCTGGCCGACCTGGTGGCTGATGTCCCGCTGGAGGTGACCATCGCGCTCGACGGCCTCGCGAGCGCGAGACTACCCGCTCCGGTCGAGCACATGGCATACGTGGTGGTGTCGGAGACACTGACCAACACGGTCCGCCACGCTCAGGCCCGGCAGGTGACCGTACGCGGCGCGCGCGTCGACCGCGTGTGGACGATGAGCGTCACCGACGACGGCGTCGGCGGCGCGCACATCCGCCCGAGCGGCGGTCTCGACCGGCTGGGCCGGCGGCTGCACGCGCTGGACGGCACCCTCACGGTGACGAGCCCGCCAGGAGGACCGACCACGATCCGGATGCGATGCCCGACATGA
- a CDS encoding CPBP family intramembrane glutamic endopeptidase encodes MTSTPSHLRSSPVLDAPGRTVGVRWFLLLTFAGSWIPWAVVWAAGYSLDDPVIQLLTAAFVPALAAIVTRRWITGEGLSDAGLALRFRQAWSSYAIATLMPVGVLVLALVMAALSGMWDIAAAPVDRQDGVFLAVALLIPVLVAPVFWGEEFGWTAYLRDRLLPGRPVATTFATGVIWGVWHWPLPWVGYFGADHSASEAILAMLMWLPLSVLLEFVIGWLWGRSGSVWPPAILHGGSNLVVAVGIDRFIAPDAHSGATTLLLCLAYLPVVGAILVSTLPGRRGATAVRS; translated from the coding sequence ATGACTTCCACGCCGTCCCACCTCCGGTCCTCCCCCGTTCTCGACGCACCCGGCCGGACGGTCGGGGTCCGCTGGTTCCTCCTGCTCACCTTCGCCGGATCCTGGATCCCGTGGGCTGTCGTGTGGGCAGCCGGGTACTCACTCGACGACCCGGTGATTCAACTGCTCACCGCCGCTTTCGTGCCCGCGCTCGCGGCGATCGTCACGCGGCGCTGGATCACCGGTGAGGGATTATCCGATGCCGGTCTCGCCCTCCGGTTCAGGCAAGCGTGGTCGTCGTACGCGATCGCGACGCTGATGCCGGTGGGCGTTCTCGTGCTCGCACTGGTGATGGCCGCACTCTCGGGAATGTGGGATATCGCTGCGGCGCCGGTCGATCGGCAGGACGGCGTCTTCTTGGCGGTCGCGCTGTTGATACCCGTGCTGGTCGCCCCGGTGTTCTGGGGCGAGGAGTTCGGGTGGACCGCCTATCTCCGCGATCGACTCTTGCCAGGGCGACCGGTCGCGACGACATTCGCCACCGGCGTGATCTGGGGCGTGTGGCACTGGCCGCTGCCGTGGGTGGGATATTTCGGCGCCGACCACTCGGCGAGCGAGGCGATCCTGGCCATGCTGATGTGGCTGCCGTTGTCGGTGCTGCTCGAGTTCGTGATCGGTTGGCTGTGGGGCCGCAGCGGGTCGGTGTGGCCACCGGCGATCCTGCACGGTGGCAGCAATCTCGTCGTCGCCGTGGGCATCGATCGTTTCATCGCGCCCGACGCTCATTCGGGTGCCACTACGCTTCTCCTGTGCCTGGCCTATCTACCCGTCGTCGGGGCGATCCTCGTGTCGACTCTGCCGGGTCGGCGCGGCGCGACGGCGGTGCGGTCGTGA
- a CDS encoding DUF1206 domain-containing protein has translation MAYSNTSTSTTAGRIAQHPTFERFARAGYVMTGIVHLIVAYIALRIAFGGGGTADQSGAMAQIAAAPGGKPALWIAVVAFLLMALWRLAEAVFGSASKPDEIDKKKEAFRRVKALGVAVVYAGLTLMAFTFARGGGKSSSGDSQGTTARLMQNTAGTVALVIGGLAIIGVGIYYVHKGVTGRFLEDLDTNSANIRRLGTAGHIAKGAAIGAIGVLVILAVTSSEPDKAAGLDGALKTLGAQPYGVVLLVIAALGIAAFGLFSFVEAKHAKM, from the coding sequence ATGGCTTACAGCAACACCTCGACATCGACCACAGCGGGCCGGATCGCCCAGCATCCCACGTTCGAGCGATTCGCCCGCGCCGGCTACGTGATGACCGGCATCGTCCACCTGATCGTCGCCTACATCGCCTTGCGCATCGCTTTCGGCGGCGGCGGTACCGCCGACCAGTCCGGCGCCATGGCACAGATCGCCGCGGCGCCCGGCGGCAAGCCCGCGCTGTGGATCGCCGTGGTGGCCTTCCTGCTCATGGCACTGTGGCGGCTGGCCGAGGCGGTGTTCGGCAGCGCCTCCAAGCCCGACGAGATCGACAAGAAGAAGGAGGCGTTCCGTCGGGTCAAGGCCTTGGGCGTGGCTGTGGTCTACGCCGGGCTGACACTGATGGCCTTCACCTTCGCCCGCGGCGGCGGCAAGTCCAGCAGCGGTGACAGTCAGGGCACGACCGCCCGGCTCATGCAGAACACCGCGGGCACCGTCGCGCTGGTGATCGGCGGACTGGCGATCATCGGGGTCGGCATCTACTACGTGCACAAGGGCGTCACCGGCCGATTCCTGGAAGACCTGGACACGAACAGCGCCAACATCCGGCGTCTGGGCACCGCGGGCCACATCGCGAAGGGCGCGGCCATCGGCGCGATCGGCGTGCTGGTGATTCTCGCGGTCACCAGCTCCGAGCCCGACAAGGCCGCCGGACTCGACGGCGCGCTCAAGACCCTCGGCGCCCAGCCCTACGGGGTCGTGCTGCTGGTGATCGCCGCGCTCGGCATCGCCGCCTTCGGCCTGTTCAGCTTCGTCGAGGCCAAGCACGCCAAAATGTAG
- a CDS encoding cytochrome P450, protein MCSAHIALRDLPRLRTRHLGRLGGLLRPGTHSSPLLELGERFVVSPPAFPTMLVTHEPDDVRALFTDHENFSVGQVLSRFSSHDVMFGEETLIFLDGEEHRRERKLFSPPFQHKALQSYEDLMVGVVERAIPTWPVDEPFAFLRAGYEMALDILLGVVFGDVEPGRMARLRRAVRAWFDEIESRGFLTVTLLTPFLGGHTLPYPPLTRRRDQVDAVIVEEITARRATPGAHRADLLSRYVGTDLDQHDDAALARNMRGVLLGAYETTAITLGWVATMLAAHPEAMAEVDAAADAGDRDRLDAYLDAVVAETMRLRPVSPFTGRRALRDAVVNGIAVPKGAIVIVPILLIHEAPWYYPDPLTFRPERFLGERPGGYTWLTFGAGAHRCLGAQFALAEARILFRTLFEQRRIETVPGPIEPPRRYHTGLSPAYDARITMRKR, encoded by the coding sequence ATGTGTTCTGCCCACATCGCTTTGCGCGATCTTCCCCGCCTGCGCACCCGTCATCTCGGCCGGCTCGGCGGGCTGTTGCGGCCGGGCACCCATTCCTCGCCGTTGCTCGAGCTCGGCGAACGGTTCGTCGTCTCGCCGCCCGCCTTCCCGACCATGCTCGTCACCCACGAGCCCGACGACGTGCGCGCGCTGTTCACCGATCACGAGAACTTCTCGGTCGGGCAGGTACTGAGCCGGTTCTCCAGTCACGACGTGATGTTCGGGGAGGAGACGTTGATCTTCCTCGACGGCGAGGAACACCGCCGCGAACGCAAACTGTTCTCACCGCCCTTCCAGCACAAGGCGCTGCAGTCCTACGAGGACCTCATGGTGGGGGTGGTCGAGCGCGCGATTCCGACCTGGCCGGTGGACGAGCCGTTCGCGTTTCTGCGCGCGGGCTACGAGATGGCGCTCGACATCCTGCTCGGCGTCGTCTTCGGTGATGTGGAACCCGGCCGGATGGCGCGGCTGCGCCGAGCCGTGCGCGCCTGGTTCGACGAGATCGAGAGCCGCGGATTCCTCACCGTCACGCTGCTGACCCCCTTCCTCGGCGGCCACACGCTCCCCTATCCCCCGCTGACCCGCCGCCGGGACCAGGTCGACGCCGTCATCGTCGAGGAGATCACCGCTCGCCGCGCGACCCCGGGCGCGCATCGCGCCGATCTGTTGTCCAGATATGTGGGCACCGACCTCGACCAGCACGACGACGCCGCGCTCGCCCGCAATATGCGCGGCGTCCTGCTCGGCGCCTACGAGACCACCGCGATCACCCTGGGCTGGGTGGCGACCATGTTGGCCGCGCACCCCGAGGCCATGGCCGAGGTCGACGCCGCGGCCGACGCGGGCGATCGCGACCGGCTCGACGCCTATCTCGACGCGGTGGTCGCCGAGACGATGCGCCTGCGGCCCGTCTCGCCGTTCACCGGACGCCGCGCGTTGCGCGACGCGGTGGTCAACGGTATCGCCGTTCCCAAGGGCGCGATCGTCATCGTGCCGATCCTGCTCATCCACGAAGCACCGTGGTACTACCCCGACCCGCTGACCTTCCGGCCCGAACGCTTCCTCGGTGAACGCCCGGGCGGCTACACCTGGCTGACCTTCGGCGCGGGAGCGCACCGGTGTCTGGGCGCGCAGTTCGCGCTCGCCGAGGCCAGGATCCTGTTCCGCACCCTGTTCGAACAGCGCCGCATCGAGACCGTCCCCGGCCCGATCGAGCCACCGCGGCGGTACCACACCGGCCTCAGCCCCGCCTACGACGCCCGGATCACCATGCGCAAGCGGTGA
- a CDS encoding DUF202 domain-containing protein, whose product MTAREDDATPPSMPLSDGGLQVERTALAWYRTACSLLIFELVGVRITAESRETALTVLLMALTVPTLLLIVSGVPRSPSPGHRLAVGENGVTHVRSPDGKRPLLLSVLVAALGVTCFLAILLSGPGNPLDVTRMVD is encoded by the coding sequence ATGACCGCGCGCGAGGACGATGCGACGCCGCCGTCGATGCCGCTGTCCGACGGCGGTTTACAGGTGGAGCGCACCGCGCTGGCGTGGTATCGCACCGCGTGCTCGCTGCTGATCTTCGAGCTGGTGGGGGTGCGCATCACCGCCGAGTCGCGCGAGACCGCTCTGACAGTCCTGCTCATGGCGCTCACCGTGCCCACGCTGCTGCTGATCGTGAGCGGTGTCCCCCGGTCGCCGAGCCCCGGTCATCGCCTGGCGGTGGGCGAGAACGGGGTGACCCACGTGCGGTCCCCCGACGGCAAGCGGCCGCTGCTGCTGTCGGTACTCGTCGCGGCTCTCGGGGTCACGTGCTTTCTGGCGATTCTGCTCAGCGGGCCGGGGAACCCGCTCGACGTGACCAGGATGGTCGACTGA
- a CDS encoding YidH family protein, producing the protein MADTDDEAAPRRFPARVYGTGTEPDARFSLANERTYLAWIRTSLALMAAGVALQVFGVGDRSFPSVAASALLTGSAVVLPILAWTGWARTERSLRRSAPLPAPHIAVPLSLILAVAAGLVCWSMLT; encoded by the coding sequence GTGGCGGATACCGACGACGAGGCGGCCCCACGCCGTTTTCCCGCGCGGGTCTACGGCACGGGCACCGAGCCGGACGCCCGCTTCAGTCTGGCCAACGAACGGACCTATCTGGCGTGGATACGCACGTCGCTGGCGCTCATGGCCGCGGGTGTGGCATTGCAGGTCTTCGGAGTCGGCGACCGTTCCTTCCCCAGCGTGGCGGCCTCGGCCCTGCTGACAGGATCGGCGGTCGTGTTGCCGATCCTGGCATGGACGGGATGGGCGCGCACCGAACGCAGCCTGCGCCGGTCGGCGCCGCTGCCCGCTCCGCACATCGCGGTGCCGCTGTCGTTGATCCTGGCGGTAGCGGCGGGCCTGGTCTGCTGGTCGATGCTGACATGA
- a CDS encoding TrkH family potassium uptake protein, whose translation MVVFGFGAATLVGTILLVLPIATESRTATDPITALFTAVSAVCVTGLIVVDTESHWSLFGELVILGLIQVGGLGIMTLASLFGLLVARRMGLRMQLIAQTETKTVRLGESRRVVVGVIRMSLLVEAIVAAALTARFVAGYGEPGARGVYLGVFHAISAFNNAGFALYQDNLVGFATDPWIIVPISLAFVVGGLGFPVIFEVTRSLRRQQAREFRWRQWSLHTRITLLAYALLGFVGVFAVTAFEWTNPNTLGPLSTAHKVLVGGFHGISPRTAGFNSLDVGSMHSATLLVNDVLMFIGGGSAGTAGGIKVTTFALLAFVIIAEIRGEPTVHVMGRRLAAPVQRQAITVVLLGGGAVVVGTLVLLAITGMKLDAVLFEVVSAFGTVGLSTGITADIPDPGLIVLIVLMFMGRLGPITLATALALRDRGRRYELPEERPIVG comes from the coding sequence CTGGTGGTCTTCGGGTTCGGGGCGGCCACCCTGGTCGGCACCATCCTGCTGGTTCTGCCGATCGCCACGGAAAGCAGGACGGCGACCGACCCGATCACCGCGTTGTTCACCGCGGTATCGGCGGTGTGCGTGACCGGCTTGATCGTCGTGGACACCGAAAGCCATTGGTCGTTGTTCGGCGAACTGGTGATCCTGGGATTGATCCAGGTCGGCGGGCTCGGGATCATGACGCTGGCGTCGCTGTTCGGTCTGCTCGTGGCGCGGCGGATGGGGCTGCGCATGCAGCTCATCGCCCAGACCGAGACCAAGACCGTGCGATTGGGCGAGAGCCGCAGGGTCGTGGTCGGCGTGATCCGCATGAGTTTGCTGGTGGAGGCGATCGTCGCCGCGGCGCTCACCGCGCGATTCGTGGCGGGCTACGGCGAGCCCGGCGCACGGGGGGTCTACCTGGGCGTCTTCCATGCGATCTCAGCGTTCAACAACGCCGGATTCGCCCTGTATCAGGACAACTTGGTCGGCTTCGCCACCGACCCGTGGATCATCGTGCCGATCTCGCTGGCGTTCGTGGTCGGTGGGCTCGGATTCCCGGTGATCTTCGAGGTCACCCGCTCACTGCGACGACAACAGGCGCGTGAGTTCCGGTGGCGGCAGTGGTCGTTGCACACCAGGATCACCTTGCTCGCCTATGCCCTGCTGGGTTTTGTCGGGGTGTTCGCGGTGACGGCTTTCGAGTGGACCAACCCGAACACGCTGGGGCCGCTGAGCACCGCGCACAAGGTCCTGGTCGGCGGTTTCCACGGGATCAGCCCCCGTACCGCGGGCTTCAATTCGCTGGATGTCGGGTCCATGCATTCGGCGACGCTGCTGGTCAACGATGTGTTGATGTTCATCGGCGGCGGAAGCGCTGGCACCGCCGGCGGGATCAAGGTGACCACGTTCGCCCTGCTCGCATTCGTGATCATCGCCGAGATCCGTGGGGAGCCGACCGTCCACGTGATGGGACGACGGTTGGCCGCACCGGTACAGCGTCAGGCGATCACGGTGGTGTTGCTCGGCGGTGGGGCGGTGGTGGTCGGAACGCTCGTGCTGCTGGCGATCACCGGCATGAAACTGGACGCGGTGCTGTTCGAGGTGGTGTCCGCCTTCGGCACGGTGGGGTTGTCGACGGGCATCACCGCCGACATCCCCGATCCGGGGCTTATCGTGTTGATCGTGCTGATGTTCATGGGCCGATTGGGTCCGATCACCCTGGCGACCGCGTTGGCGTTGCGCGACCGCGGTCGCCGCTACGAACTTCCCGAGGAGCGCCCCATTGTCGGGTAG
- a CDS encoding potassium channel family protein — protein sequence MSGRTVRRRGTRVVVIGLGRFGGALARELVTHGSEVLALDSNPTLVQQYSDELTHVAVADTTDMEALEQLGVPDYPHAVVGIGSNMEASILTTSLLADFRIPKIWAKATSRRHGQILERVGAHHVVLPEHDMGERVAHLVTGRMIDYIEFDADYAMAKTVAPRASIGRTLTASGLRQHFDITVVAIKHRDAQFTYATPDTVVEAGDVLIVSGRVAEVERFADLT from the coding sequence TTGTCGGGTAGGACCGTACGCAGACGAGGCACCCGCGTCGTCGTGATCGGCCTCGGCCGCTTCGGCGGCGCGTTGGCTCGTGAACTGGTCACCCACGGGTCGGAGGTGCTCGCCCTCGATTCGAATCCGACGTTGGTGCAGCAGTACTCCGACGAGCTGACCCATGTCGCGGTCGCCGACACCACCGACATGGAAGCTCTCGAACAGTTGGGGGTGCCGGACTATCCCCACGCGGTCGTCGGTATCGGCAGCAATATGGAGGCCAGCATCCTGACCACCTCGCTGCTGGCCGACTTCCGGATTCCGAAGATCTGGGCGAAGGCGACCAGCCGCCGTCACGGTCAGATCCTCGAACGCGTCGGCGCCCATCATGTCGTGCTGCCCGAACACGATATGGGCGAACGCGTCGCGCACCTGGTCACCGGGCGGATGATCGACTACATCGAATTCGACGCCGACTACGCCATGGCGAAGACCGTCGCGCCCCGAGCGAGTATCGGAAGAACGCTCACCGCCAGTGGATTGCGTCAGCACTTCGACATCACAGTGGTGGCGATCAAACATCGCGACGCGCAGTTCACCTACGCGACCCCGGATACCGTTGTCGAAGCGGGGGATGTGCTCATCGTGTCCGGCCGCGTCGCGGAAGTGGAGCGTTTCGCCGACCTCACCTGA
- a CDS encoding ABC transporter permease subunit, protein MLPDIYTRTLIDNRRLLMAWAVGTTAVGSMYAAFYPQVSGGGMAEAVRNYPEAMREALRMNDVNSAAGYLGSTVFGLLLPLLVMAFGVTFGARAVAGDEETGYLDLLLAHPVGRVRLAVQRFAGLVTGAVAISALVLLGMLALRSTAELESIGIAQFAAQCAHLALLGITFGALGIGLGAALGKRGQALAIAVGIGVLTYVVGNLAGVIGIDWLEYLSPFHYYIGGEPLRHGMQWADAGILVAVSAVLATAGFVRFSRRDLRS, encoded by the coding sequence ATGCTGCCTGACATCTACACCCGGACGCTGATCGACAACCGCCGCCTGCTGATGGCGTGGGCGGTCGGCACCACGGCGGTCGGTTCGATGTACGCCGCGTTCTATCCGCAGGTGTCCGGCGGCGGCATGGCCGAAGCCGTGCGGAACTATCCCGAAGCGATGCGCGAAGCCCTCCGGATGAACGACGTGAACTCGGCGGCGGGGTATCTGGGTTCGACGGTGTTCGGGCTCCTGCTGCCATTGCTCGTCATGGCATTCGGAGTCACCTTCGGCGCCCGAGCCGTCGCAGGCGATGAGGAAACCGGCTACCTGGACCTGCTGCTCGCGCACCCGGTGGGCCGCGTCCGGCTCGCGGTGCAGCGATTCGCCGGTCTGGTCACCGGCGCGGTGGCCATCTCCGCACTGGTCCTGCTCGGCATGCTGGCACTGCGCTCGACGGCAGAGCTCGAATCGATCGGCATCGCGCAATTCGCCGCTCAGTGCGCGCACCTGGCGCTACTGGGCATCACCTTCGGCGCGCTGGGCATCGGTCTGGGTGCCGCGCTCGGCAAACGCGGCCAGGCCCTGGCGATCGCGGTCGGCATCGGAGTGCTCACCTATGTCGTGGGCAATCTCGCCGGTGTCATCGGCATCGACTGGCTGGAATATCTCTCGCCGTTCCACTACTACATCGGCGGGGAACCGCTGCGTCACGGGATGCAGTGGGCCGATGCCGGGATCCTCGTCGCGGTGTCGGCCGTCCTCGCGACCGCGGGGTTCGTGCGCTTCAGCCGGCGTGATCTGCGCTCCTGA
- a CDS encoding ABC transporter ATP-binding protein, with amino-acid sequence MVNAIELHGLTKTYGSARGLVDLSLSVQRGEVFGYLGPNGAGKSTTIRLLLDLIRPTSGTARVLGLDPRADAVRLHARIGYLAGDFVAPARQRVGSALRFLAALRGGAGADRIDALCDRLELDQDKQISALSKGNRQKVGLVQAFMHEPELLILDEPTSGLDPLAQQIFLDMVAEAAAAGQTVFMSSHIMSEVEAVADRVGIIREGRLVALDTVAGLRADARREVEVGFDRAVDAAEFTGLAGVGEVRIEGTTLRCQVTGSPDALLRALTAHHVVDLLVTEPALDDLFHSYYTGEADAA; translated from the coding sequence ATGGTGAACGCAATCGAGCTGCACGGGCTCACGAAGACCTACGGCTCGGCCCGTGGGCTGGTCGACCTGTCCCTGTCCGTCCAACGCGGGGAGGTATTCGGCTATCTCGGCCCCAACGGGGCCGGGAAATCCACGACCATCCGGCTGTTGCTGGACCTCATCCGCCCGACCAGCGGCACGGCGCGGGTCCTCGGCCTCGACCCCCGTGCCGACGCCGTCCGGTTGCACGCCCGGATCGGCTACCTCGCGGGTGACTTCGTCGCGCCCGCCCGCCAGCGGGTGGGATCGGCGCTACGGTTTCTCGCCGCCTTGCGTGGTGGCGCGGGCGCCGATCGCATCGATGCCCTGTGCGACCGGCTGGAGCTGGATCAGGACAAGCAGATCTCGGCCCTGTCGAAGGGGAACCGGCAGAAGGTCGGGCTGGTGCAGGCGTTCATGCACGAACCCGAGCTGCTGATCCTCGACGAGCCCACCTCGGGTCTGGATCCGCTGGCCCAGCAGATCTTCCTCGATATGGTGGCCGAGGCCGCGGCCGCCGGACAGACGGTGTTCATGTCCAGTCACATCATGAGCGAGGTCGAAGCGGTCGCCGATCGAGTGGGCATCATCCGTGAAGGCCGTCTGGTAGCGCTCGACACCGTCGCGGGCTTGCGCGCCGACGCTCGGCGGGAGGTCGAGGTCGGTTTCGACCGAGCCGTCGACGCGGCGGAATTCACCGGTCTGGCGGGCGTCGGCGAGGTGCGAATCGAGGGCACGACCCTGCGCTGCCAGGTGACCGGCAGCCCGGACGCCTTGCTGCGCGCGCTGACCGCGCATCACGTCGTCGATCTGCTCGTCACCGAACCCGCCTTGGACGATCTGTTCCACAGCTACTACACCGGAGAAGCCGATGCTGCCTGA
- a CDS encoding MarR family transcriptional regulator codes for MQRSTARVLTALLYTEQDTMTAADLCAELSISSGAVSTAIKHLMPVGLIERVPAPGSRRDHYRFRAGAWAALMSQQNTMLATMRDAAREGIDAADPDTVTARRLHEMQDFYAFMVDELVPLIDRWRERYAAEHP; via the coding sequence ATGCAGCGTTCGACCGCGCGGGTGCTGACCGCGCTTCTCTATACCGAGCAGGACACCATGACCGCGGCCGACCTGTGCGCGGAGTTGTCGATCAGTTCCGGAGCCGTGTCGACGGCTATCAAACACCTCATGCCGGTGGGCTTGATCGAACGCGTGCCCGCTCCGGGCAGCCGCCGCGATCACTACCGTTTCCGGGCCGGAGCGTGGGCCGCCCTGATGTCGCAGCAGAACACGATGCTGGCCACCATGCGCGACGCGGCGCGGGAAGGCATCGACGCCGCTGACCCGGACACCGTCACCGCTCGCCGCCTGCACGAGATGCAGGACTTCTACGCCTTCATGGTCGACGAGCTGGTGCCGCTGATCGATCGATGGCGCGAGCGATACGCCGCCGAACATCCCTGA